One genomic segment of bacterium includes these proteins:
- a CDS encoding ATP-binding protein, with the protein MSLEPELAAQLKRVLSSLETLLPRPVPRIDWTECVAANWRKRTFSGYLEPIETVEALRLEDLLGIEGQKGVVEENTRQFLAGLPANNILLWGSRGTGKSSLVRALLHAYAPRGLRIIQVDKDDLVHLPAIVDELKGLPYKFILFSDDLSFETGESSYKMLKSALDGSVYAPPENVLIYVTSNRRHLVPEYESDNRGAMMAEGEIHHGEAVEEKISLSGRFGIWVAFHPFSQDLYLEVVRRWVEKMCGKHGVPLPWTKEARDEAIRWSQRKGDRSGRIAYQFAVHWVGKELLRREPVA; encoded by the coding sequence ATGTCGCTTGAACCGGAACTGGCCGCGCAACTGAAGCGGGTGCTTTCCTCTCTCGAGACGCTGCTGCCGCGCCCCGTTCCCCGGATCGACTGGACGGAGTGCGTCGCCGCGAACTGGCGGAAGCGGACCTTCTCGGGGTACCTCGAACCGATCGAAACCGTCGAGGCCCTCCGCCTCGAGGATCTGCTCGGCATCGAGGGGCAGAAAGGCGTCGTGGAAGAGAACACCCGGCAATTCCTCGCCGGCCTCCCCGCGAACAACATCCTCCTGTGGGGTTCCCGCGGCACCGGGAAATCATCGCTCGTGCGGGCGCTCCTCCACGCCTACGCCCCCCGGGGGCTCCGGATCATCCAGGTGGACAAGGACGACCTCGTCCACCTCCCCGCCATCGTGGACGAATTGAAGGGGCTTCCCTACAAGTTCATCCTCTTCTCCGACGACCTTTCCTTCGAGACGGGGGAGTCGAGCTACAAGATGCTGAAGAGCGCCCTCGACGGCTCGGTGTACGCCCCGCCGGAAAACGTCCTGATCTACGTGACGTCCAACCGTCGGCACCTGGTCCCCGAGTACGAGAGCGACAACCGCGGCGCGATGATGGCGGAGGGGGAGATCCACCACGGGGAGGCCGTGGAGGAGAAGATCTCCCTTTCGGGACGGTTCGGGATCTGGGTCGCCTTCCACCCGTTCTCGCAGGACCTGTACCTCGAGGTGGTCCGGCGATGGGTGGAGAAGATGTGCGGGAAACACGGCGTCCCCCTCCCCTGGACGAAGGAGGCCCGGGACGAGGCGATCCGCTGGTCCCAGCGGAAAGGGGACCGGAGCGGCCGCATCGCGTACCAGTTCGCCGTCCACTGGGTCGGGAAGGAGTTGCTCCGGCGGGAACCGGTCGCGTAA
- a CDS encoding PaaI family thioesterase: MDRVQEIFRGDRLIQDFGMTLLEAREGYAKVSVVVEDRFLNAHNIAHGVLLFAAADAAFALSVNAVLDAVGVQWSLNVFRAAKPGETVIGESRILHKGRQSMVCELTVTAGDGRVLAKGQSTALPVSREAFAAVSGKKGG, translated from the coding sequence ATGGACCGCGTGCAGGAAATCTTCCGCGGGGACCGGCTGATCCAGGATTTCGGGATGACGCTGCTCGAGGCGCGCGAGGGATACGCGAAGGTGTCGGTGGTGGTCGAAGACCGGTTCCTCAACGCCCACAACATCGCGCACGGCGTACTGCTTTTCGCGGCGGCGGACGCCGCCTTCGCCCTTTCGGTCAACGCGGTCCTCGACGCGGTCGGCGTGCAGTGGAGCCTGAACGTCTTCCGGGCGGCGAAGCCCGGCGAGACGGTGATCGGCGAATCCCGCATCCTCCACAAGGGGCGCCAGTCGATGGTGTGCGAGCTCACCGTGACCGCCGGCGACGGCCGGGTGCTGGCGAAGGGACAGTCCACCGCGCTGCCGGTATCCCGCGAGGCGTTCGCCGCCGTCAGCGGGAAGAAGGGCGGCTGA
- a CDS encoding TetR/AcrR family transcriptional regulator: MSDTSRSRAILATASRLFAEKGYSQTTTAEIAREAGVAEGTLYHHFGSKDGIFLTLFDETMEGFLSGIEEILAGGRTGRESLSALVRFHFGYVSGHGEQFLILLRDFPIHLTVEHLAAGSPQRVRIDRITELFSRVLARGKSDGTLHLPFPVRETAEMLRGTFYGTTRLKMLNLIQTPLPRLARMLEAYWLKALAP; the protein is encoded by the coding sequence ATGTCGGACACCTCCAGGAGCCGTGCGATCCTCGCCACCGCCTCCCGCCTGTTCGCGGAGAAGGGGTACAGCCAGACCACGACCGCGGAGATCGCCCGCGAGGCGGGGGTCGCCGAGGGAACGCTCTATCACCACTTCGGGAGCAAGGACGGGATCTTCCTCACCCTGTTCGACGAGACGATGGAGGGATTTCTCTCGGGCATCGAGGAGATCCTCGCCGGCGGCCGGACCGGCCGGGAATCGCTCTCCGCGCTCGTCCGCTTCCACTTCGGATACGTCTCCGGGCACGGGGAGCAGTTCCTCATCCTGCTGCGCGACTTCCCCATCCACCTGACGGTCGAGCACCTCGCCGCCGGCTCTCCCCAGCGGGTCCGCATCGACCGGATCACGGAGCTCTTCTCCCGGGTTCTCGCCCGGGGGAAATCGGATGGCACGCTCCACCTTCCGTTCCCCGTCCGGGAGACGGCCGAGATGCTGCGCGGAACGTTCTACGGAACGACCCGACTCAAGATGCTCAATCTCATCCAGACGCCTCTCCCGCGGCTCGCCCGGATGCTGGAGGCGTACTGGCTCAAAGCGCTCGCCCCGTAG
- a CDS encoding DHA2 family efflux MFS transporter permease subunit, whose product MNGEGGEFASAVGATGASKWIVAVTVMLPTLIEIIDTSVANVALDHIRGSLSSGIDESAWVLTSYLVSNAVIIPMTGWLARTFGRKRYLTFSVLLFTFASLLCGSSTSLGMLVFFRVLQGIGGGALQPMSMAILLETFPPKEHGMAMALFGVGAMFGPIAGPLMGGYITDTLSWRWIFYVNFPIGLLAVFMVSMFIQDPPYLRHRRGEKVDAWGIALLTVWVGALQIVVDKGQREDWFQSDFILVLSAVAVLALLLFVIVEVYVAEHPVVDLRAFRNVSFSTGNIVMFVAFFNLLGSIVLLPLYAQLLLGYTATLAGLVLSPGGIATLVTMPLVGKFIGRHDPKYPLFLGVAVCALSTWTMSNFSLTADFNALLWPRIYLGFGMGLLFIPLTTLTLSSIPKPQMGNATSIYNLLRNLGGSIGVAFSATMFTRRAQVHQSRMVEHLTTMDEGLRAAVTKGQALLLSRGVHESATGNAALERIYGELVRQATMMGFNDAFYILSVMMACVLPLLLLLRRPAHQTAPTQGQ is encoded by the coding sequence ATGAACGGGGAAGGGGGAGAGTTCGCCAGCGCCGTCGGGGCGACCGGCGCGAGCAAGTGGATCGTCGCCGTCACGGTGATGCTTCCGACGCTGATCGAGATCATCGACACCAGCGTCGCCAACGTCGCCCTCGACCACATCCGCGGCTCCCTCTCCTCCGGGATCGACGAGTCGGCGTGGGTCCTCACCTCCTACCTCGTCTCGAACGCCGTCATCATCCCGATGACGGGTTGGCTCGCCCGCACCTTCGGGCGTAAGCGGTACCTCACCTTCTCCGTCCTCCTCTTCACCTTCGCCTCCCTGCTGTGCGGCTCCTCCACGAGCCTCGGGATGCTCGTCTTTTTCCGCGTCCTGCAGGGGATCGGCGGCGGCGCCCTGCAGCCGATGTCGATGGCGATCCTGCTCGAGACGTTCCCTCCGAAGGAACACGGGATGGCGATGGCCCTCTTCGGCGTCGGGGCCATGTTCGGCCCCATCGCCGGCCCCCTGATGGGGGGATACATCACCGACACCCTCTCGTGGCGCTGGATCTTCTACGTCAACTTCCCGATCGGGCTCCTCGCCGTCTTCATGGTCTCGATGTTCATCCAGGACCCCCCGTACCTCCGGCACCGCCGGGGCGAGAAGGTGGACGCCTGGGGGATCGCGCTCCTCACGGTGTGGGTGGGGGCGCTGCAGATCGTGGTGGACAAGGGGCAGCGGGAGGACTGGTTCCAATCCGACTTCATCCTCGTTCTGTCCGCCGTCGCCGTCCTCGCGCTTCTCCTTTTCGTGATCGTCGAGGTGTACGTCGCGGAGCACCCCGTGGTGGACCTGCGGGCGTTCCGGAACGTCTCGTTCTCCACCGGCAACATCGTCATGTTCGTCGCCTTCTTCAACCTGCTCGGCAGCATCGTCCTGCTGCCCCTCTATGCCCAGCTGCTGCTCGGCTACACGGCGACGCTCGCCGGGCTGGTCCTCTCCCCCGGCGGCATCGCCACGCTCGTCACGATGCCGCTGGTGGGGAAGTTCATCGGCAGGCACGACCCGAAGTACCCCCTCTTCCTGGGAGTCGCGGTGTGCGCCCTCTCCACATGGACGATGTCGAACTTCTCCCTGACCGCGGACTTCAACGCCCTGCTGTGGCCGCGCATTTATCTCGGGTTCGGGATGGGGCTCCTGTTCATCCCCCTGACGACGCTCACCCTCTCCTCGATCCCGAAGCCGCAGATGGGGAACGCCACCTCGATCTACAACCTGCTGCGGAACCTCGGGGGATCGATCGGCGTCGCCTTTTCGGCCACCATGTTCACCCGCCGCGCCCAGGTCCACCAGAGCCGCATGGTGGAACACCTGACCACCATGGACGAGGGGCTGCGCGCCGCCGTCACGAAGGGACAGGCGCTGCTGCTTTCCCGCGGCGTGCACGAATCCGCCACGGGGAACGCGGCCTTGGAGAGGATCTACGGGGAACTGGTCCGGCAGGCGACGATGATGGGCTTCAACGACGCCTTCTACATCCTGTCGGTGATGATGGCGTGCGTCCTGCCGCTCCTGCTTCTGCTTCGGCGGCCGGCGCACCAGACGGCCCCGACCCAGGGGCAATGA
- a CDS encoding carbohydrate ABC transporter permease: MANVRKLAGRGGLYALLGAFAFFGAFPFYWMVIATFKTDHDLFSPLNNPFLFNEPPTLDHLKNLLFETHFHTYLTNTLWVGLAVVVITLVVAVPAAYSLARWARGWGEMLGIGIFLTYLVPPTILFIPLSRFTSSLGLQESLWSLILVYPTFTIPFCTWLLMGFFKTIPKDIEEQAMIDGLSRFGAMWKVVLPLSISGVLTVVVFAFTLSMHEFIYALTFISVSLKKTVSIGVPTELVRGDVFQWGSLMAGALIASLPVAVVYTFFLDRFVAGFTMGAVK, from the coding sequence ATGGCGAACGTGCGGAAACTCGCCGGCCGGGGGGGGCTCTACGCGCTGCTGGGGGCCTTCGCCTTCTTCGGGGCGTTCCCGTTCTACTGGATGGTGATCGCCACGTTCAAGACGGACCACGACCTTTTCAGCCCGTTGAACAACCCGTTCCTCTTCAACGAGCCCCCCACGCTGGACCACCTGAAGAATCTGCTCTTCGAAACCCATTTTCACACGTACCTGACGAACACGCTCTGGGTCGGACTCGCCGTCGTGGTCATCACCCTCGTGGTCGCCGTCCCCGCGGCATACTCGCTGGCCCGGTGGGCGAGGGGCTGGGGCGAGATGCTCGGGATCGGGATCTTCCTCACCTACCTCGTTCCGCCGACGATCCTGTTCATCCCCCTGTCCCGCTTCACCTCCTCCCTGGGGCTCCAGGAGTCGCTCTGGTCCCTGATCCTGGTCTACCCGACCTTCACGATCCCCTTCTGCACATGGCTGCTCATGGGGTTCTTCAAGACGATCCCGAAGGACATCGAGGAGCAGGCGATGATCGACGGCTTGAGCCGGTTCGGGGCGATGTGGAAGGTCGTCCTGCCGCTTTCGATCTCGGGGGTCCTGACGGTCGTGGTGTTCGCCTTCACCCTCTCGATGCACGAGTTCATCTACGCCCTGACCTTCATCTCCGTGTCGCTGAAGAAGACGGTGTCGATCGGGGTCCCGACGGAGCTCGTGCGCGGCGACGTCTTCCAGTGGGGTTCGCTCATGGCCGGGGCGCTGATCGCCAGCCTCCCGGTCGCGGTGGTCTACACCTTCTTCCTGGACCGGTTCGTCGCCGGCTTCACGATGGGGGCGGTGAAGTAG
- a CDS encoding NAD(+)--dinitrogen-reductase ADP-D-ribosyltransferase, with amino-acid sequence MNADTLPVNRCDHPPWVIASRLFNRNPLPIEIQGVRRAHRSLFARLDRLEDPRARERAFREYAALVFDVGKWRKESSPLGRRSLRNSYLRFLRGWMQDASSPEGAVLKGWVESRFGLPPTFHAGPITDLHGPAYVLYLVERMRESARSNAVESQFDLLYEFVQYELRRRQPGISHFTLFRGVRDLEEQHVIEDRGENRLLVRMNNLNSFTSRLEHAWQFGSRVLEASVPASKIFFRSDLLPGILPRGEEESLVIGGEYEVTVRLY; translated from the coding sequence ATGAACGCCGATACCCTTCCGGTGAACCGATGCGACCACCCGCCGTGGGTCATCGCGTCGCGCCTCTTCAACCGGAATCCCCTGCCGATCGAGATCCAGGGCGTCCGCCGCGCCCACCGCTCCCTGTTCGCGCGGCTGGACCGCCTCGAGGACCCCAGGGCACGGGAGCGGGCGTTCCGGGAGTACGCGGCACTCGTGTTCGATGTGGGGAAGTGGCGGAAGGAGTCGTCCCCGCTCGGGCGCCGGTCGCTGAGGAACAGTTACCTCCGGTTCCTGCGGGGCTGGATGCAGGACGCCAGCTCCCCGGAAGGGGCCGTCCTGAAGGGATGGGTGGAAAGCCGCTTCGGCCTTCCCCCCACCTTCCACGCCGGACCGATCACCGACCTCCACGGACCCGCCTACGTCCTTTACCTCGTCGAGCGGATGCGGGAGAGCGCCCGGAGCAACGCCGTCGAGTCCCAGTTCGACCTTCTCTACGAGTTCGTCCAGTATGAGCTGCGGCGGCGCCAACCCGGGATCTCCCATTTCACCCTCTTTCGCGGCGTGCGCGACCTCGAGGAACAGCACGTCATCGAGGATCGGGGGGAGAACCGCCTGCTCGTCCGCATGAACAACCTCAACTCGTTCACCTCCCGGCTCGAGCACGCGTGGCAGTTCGGCAGCCGGGTTCTCGAGGCGTCGGTTCCGGCGTCGAAGATCTTCTTCCGCTCCGACCTGCTCCCCGGCATCCTGCCGCGCGGGGAAGAGGAGTCGCTGGTGATCGGCGGGGAGTACGAAGTGACGGTGCGGCTCTATTGA
- a CDS encoding gamma carbonic anhydrase family protein → MPIAHRGITPRLHPSVFVAEGARIIGDVEIGEDSSVWFNAVIRGDILPVRIGRRTNVQDGCVLHTKAGFPLTVGNEVTFGHGVTAHGCTIGDLCLLGIGCVVLDGAVIGRGSVIGSGAVVPPGTIVPAHSLVMGVPGKVVKDLGPGSADRNRAFSDNYVGYALSYLGKGA, encoded by the coding sequence ATGCCGATTGCGCACCGGGGGATCACCCCCCGGCTCCACCCGTCCGTGTTCGTCGCGGAGGGGGCGCGGATCATCGGGGACGTGGAGATCGGGGAGGATTCGAGCGTCTGGTTCAACGCGGTGATCCGGGGGGACATCCTCCCGGTCCGGATCGGCCGCAGGACGAACGTCCAGGACGGCTGCGTCCTGCACACGAAGGCGGGCTTCCCCCTCACCGTGGGGAACGAGGTGACCTTCGGACACGGCGTCACGGCGCACGGGTGCACGATCGGGGATCTGTGCCTCCTCGGGATCGGGTGCGTCGTCCTCGACGGGGCGGTCATCGGAAGAGGAAGCGTGATCGGATCCGGCGCCGTGGTTCCCCCCGGGACGATCGTCCCGGCGCACTCGCTGGTGATGGGCGTTCCCGGGAAGGTGGTGAAGGATCTCGGGCCCGGATCCGCGGACAGGAACCGGGCATTTTCCGACAACTACGTGGGGTACGCGCTTTCGTACCTCGGCAAGGGGGCGTGA
- a CDS encoding RtcB family protein has protein sequence MLVPARIFATEKLLSEFDDGVFEQITNVATLPGIVGHAFCMPDGHWGYGFPIGGLAAMDPGRGVISPGGIGFDINCGMRLCLTNLTYGEVQPRLRTLVDRLAGRIPAGVGAEGTVRASRDDFREVVEQGARWAVKRGYGWKEDLERTEEGGCLPGADASRVSEKAIDRGYRQIGTLGSGNHYLEIQVARAENVFDPETARTFGIVLPDQVVVMFHCGSRGFGHQVATDYLRVFLAAMRGKFGIHVPDRELACAPFRSAEGQDYFAAMKCAVNMSFANRQVILHRVREVFSEVFGKDPKDLGMRQVYDVSHNTAKIERHVFEGKPRELLVHRKGATRAFGPGMPGLPEVYRETGQPVILGGSMETGSYLLAGVDSGAGTFFTTAHGSGRAMSRTAARKRYRGRQLQEQLEQRGIYVRTASWSGLAEEAGPAYKNVDDVVEATERAGLSRRVVRLLPVGNVKG, from the coding sequence ATGCTCGTGCCGGCCCGGATCTTCGCCACGGAGAAGCTCCTTTCGGAGTTCGACGATGGCGTCTTCGAGCAGATCACGAACGTCGCCACCCTCCCCGGAATCGTGGGCCACGCCTTCTGCATGCCCGACGGCCACTGGGGGTACGGTTTCCCCATCGGCGGACTCGCCGCGATGGACCCCGGCCGCGGGGTGATCTCCCCCGGCGGGATCGGATTCGACATCAATTGCGGGATGCGGCTCTGCCTCACGAACTTGACGTACGGGGAGGTCCAGCCTCGCCTCCGGACCCTCGTGGACCGCCTGGCCGGTCGCATTCCCGCCGGCGTGGGCGCCGAGGGGACCGTCCGGGCCTCCCGGGACGACTTCCGCGAAGTCGTGGAACAGGGGGCCCGGTGGGCGGTGAAGCGCGGATACGGGTGGAAGGAGGATCTCGAGCGCACCGAGGAAGGCGGATGCCTTCCCGGCGCCGACGCCTCGCGGGTGAGCGAGAAAGCGATCGACCGGGGGTACCGGCAGATCGGCACCCTGGGGTCGGGAAACCACTACCTGGAGATCCAGGTCGCCAGGGCGGAAAACGTCTTCGATCCGGAAACCGCGAGGACCTTCGGCATCGTCCTCCCCGACCAGGTGGTCGTGATGTTCCACTGCGGCAGCCGCGGGTTCGGCCACCAGGTCGCGACAGATTACCTCCGGGTCTTCCTCGCGGCGATGCGGGGGAAGTTCGGGATCCATGTACCCGACCGGGAGCTTGCGTGCGCCCCGTTTCGCTCCGCGGAGGGGCAGGACTACTTCGCCGCGATGAAGTGCGCCGTGAACATGTCCTTCGCCAACCGGCAGGTCATCCTCCACCGGGTCCGCGAAGTCTTCTCCGAGGTGTTCGGGAAGGACCCGAAGGACCTCGGGATGCGCCAGGTCTACGACGTCTCCCACAACACGGCCAAGATCGAACGACACGTCTTCGAGGGGAAACCGCGGGAACTGCTCGTCCACCGGAAGGGGGCGACCCGGGCGTTCGGACCCGGAATGCCGGGGCTCCCCGAAGTCTACCGGGAGACGGGACAGCCGGTGATCCTCGGCGGGAGCATGGAGACCGGATCGTACCTGCTGGCCGGAGTCGATAGCGGCGCCGGCACATTCTTCACCACCGCGCACGGCAGCGGGCGGGCGATGAGCCGGACCGCGGCCAGGAAACGGTATCGCGGGCGCCAGCTCCAGGAGCAGCTGGAACAACGGGGGATCTACGTGCGGACCGCGAGCTGGTCCGGCCTCGCCGAGGAGGCAGGCCCCGCCTACAAGAACGTCGACGACGTGGTCGAAGCGACGGAGCGCGCGGGGCTCAGCCGGCGGGTGGTGCGCCTGCTCCCGGTCGGAAACGTGAAGGGATGA
- a CDS encoding sugar ABC transporter permease: MIAPAILFIVAMIGVPFVLAVLYSLSDATTGDPSIRIVGLRNFAAALKDPVFRLALWNTVFFTLASQCIVVLLSRVLATALLKTFRGKGLVRFLIMLPWTAPISLGVIGWLWMLDSIFSPIDWVLRYAGLLGAPGALLGAGTNLYYLGIPELAISSIILVDVWRILPLATVIQLAGLSSIPKDLLEAAEVDGATPWRRTLMITIPLTLPITSIAFLFGVVFTFTDLVVVYVLTRGGPIHTTQVLSSWTFFKGIEGGDLAQGAAISLFMFPVLAAVAILILRMARRTEVV; encoded by the coding sequence ATGATCGCCCCCGCGATCCTCTTCATCGTGGCGATGATCGGCGTCCCCTTCGTCCTGGCGGTCCTGTACTCCTTGAGCGACGCCACCACCGGGGACCCCTCGATCAGGATCGTCGGCCTGCGGAACTTCGCCGCGGCGCTGAAGGATCCCGTCTTCCGGCTCGCCCTGTGGAACACCGTATTCTTCACGCTGGCCTCCCAGTGCATCGTCGTCCTTCTGTCACGGGTGCTCGCCACCGCCCTGCTCAAGACGTTCCGTGGGAAAGGACTCGTCCGGTTCCTCATCATGCTCCCGTGGACCGCGCCGATCTCCCTCGGGGTGATCGGCTGGCTCTGGATGCTCGACTCGATCTTCAGTCCCATCGACTGGGTCCTGCGCTACGCCGGACTGCTCGGCGCCCCGGGCGCCCTTTTGGGAGCGGGGACGAACCTCTACTACCTGGGGATTCCCGAGCTGGCGATCTCCTCGATCATCCTCGTGGACGTGTGGCGCATCCTTCCCCTCGCGACGGTCATCCAGCTGGCGGGGTTGAGTTCCATCCCCAAGGACCTCCTGGAAGCCGCCGAGGTGGACGGGGCCACCCCGTGGCGCCGGACCCTGATGATCACGATCCCGCTCACCCTTCCCATCACGAGCATCGCCTTCCTCTTCGGGGTCGTCTTCACCTTCACCGACCTGGTCGTCGTCTACGTACTGACCCGCGGCGGGCCGATCCATACCACCCAGGTGCTCTCCTCCTGGACGTTCTTCAAGGGGATCGAGGGCGGGGACCTCGCCCAGGGAGCGGCCATCTCCCTGTTCATGTTCCCCGTGCTCGCGGCGGTCGCGATCCTCATTCTCCGGATGGCGCGACGGACGGAGGTGGTCTGA
- a CDS encoding extracellular solute-binding protein — MAKRNLLTRRDFIKAAGIGAVSMGVAPTIFIPRQAHGASKELKILVWSHFVPRFDKEWYDGYVQKWGEANGVKVTVDHINLAEIPSRTAAEISAGRGHDLIEWIAPPSQFEPSVLNLGDVVKEAEKRFGKQHPLGRRSTYNPNSKKFYAFCPGWTIDPGNYRKSLWEKAGKGSGPETWEDLVSYGGKIKKDQGIQLGIGLSQELDSNMAARGLLWSYDSSTQDAKENVVLNNPKTVEAASYMARLFKEAMTPEVFAWGAVSNNQALIAGRASYILNSISAYRSAQKQVPEIAKDIYFTPALKGPRGTRFASEHVIYCYVVPKYSKNVDSAKKFLLDLVGNYDQAMYASELYNSPAFFDAPIPSGDRGYTAVTGAKKMRDLHNAWFSEDPFALPGEDKGKLALLKDAEKWSTNLGHPGPANPAEGEVFATFVLPNMMANAARGMKAELAVEQATLLAKTIFAKWRKKGLIGGKV, encoded by the coding sequence ATGGCAAAACGGAATTTACTGACCCGGCGCGACTTCATCAAGGCGGCGGGGATCGGCGCGGTCTCGATGGGGGTCGCGCCGACGATCTTCATCCCGAGGCAGGCCCACGGCGCCTCGAAGGAGCTGAAGATCCTCGTCTGGTCGCACTTCGTTCCCCGGTTCGACAAGGAGTGGTACGACGGGTACGTGCAGAAATGGGGCGAGGCCAACGGCGTGAAGGTCACGGTGGACCACATCAATCTCGCCGAGATCCCCTCCCGCACGGCCGCCGAGATCTCCGCCGGCCGGGGACACGACCTGATCGAGTGGATCGCGCCCCCGTCGCAGTTCGAGCCGAGCGTCCTCAACCTTGGCGACGTCGTCAAGGAGGCCGAGAAGCGCTTCGGGAAACAGCATCCTCTTGGCCGCAGGAGCACCTACAACCCGAACTCGAAGAAGTTCTACGCCTTCTGCCCCGGCTGGACGATCGACCCCGGCAACTACCGGAAGAGCCTCTGGGAGAAGGCGGGGAAAGGGAGCGGGCCCGAGACGTGGGAGGACCTGGTCTCGTACGGCGGGAAGATCAAGAAGGACCAGGGGATCCAGCTCGGCATCGGCCTGTCCCAGGAGCTCGACTCGAACATGGCGGCCCGGGGGCTGCTGTGGTCGTACGACAGCAGCACCCAGGACGCGAAGGAGAACGTGGTCCTGAACAACCCGAAAACCGTGGAGGCGGCCAGCTACATGGCCCGGCTGTTCAAGGAGGCGATGACCCCCGAGGTATTCGCCTGGGGCGCCGTCTCCAACAACCAGGCGCTCATCGCCGGCCGGGCGTCGTACATCCTCAACTCCATCTCGGCGTACCGCTCCGCGCAGAAGCAGGTCCCCGAGATCGCCAAGGACATCTACTTCACCCCCGCCCTCAAGGGGCCCCGAGGGACGCGGTTCGCCTCCGAGCACGTGATCTACTGCTACGTGGTCCCCAAGTACTCGAAGAACGTCGACAGCGCGAAGAAGTTCCTCCTCGACCTGGTCGGGAACTATGACCAGGCGATGTACGCGAGCGAGCTCTACAACTCGCCCGCCTTCTTCGACGCCCCCATCCCTTCGGGGGACCGGGGCTACACGGCCGTGACGGGGGCGAAGAAGATGCGGGACCTCCACAACGCCTGGTTCTCCGAGGATCCGTTCGCCCTCCCGGGGGAGGACAAGGGGAAGCTCGCCCTCCTGAAAGACGCGGAGAAATGGAGCACCAACCTCGGGCACCCCGGCCCGGCGAACCCGGCCGAGGGGGAGGTCTTCGCGACCTTCGTCCTGCCGAACATGATGGCCAACGCCGCGCGAGGGATGAAAGCCGAGTTGGCGGTGGAGCAGGCCACGCTCCTGGCCAAGACCATCTTCGCCAAGTGGCGCAAGAAGGGACTGATCGGGGGGAAAGTCTAG
- a CDS encoding ATP-binding cassette domain-containing protein, translating to MGCVEIRGISKLFGNTRAVDHVDLATNEGEFLVLLGPSGCGKTTLLRMIAGIEEPTEGEMAIDGRVVTNLPPRMRDIAMVFQSYALYPHMTVYKNIAFPLRARGVEKEEVRKKVEWAAGMFKIGKLLDRKPRELSGGERQRVALARAMVREPSVFLLDEPLSNLDALLRTSAREELRQFQRRVGVTTIYVTHDQVEAMGLGDRIVVMSQGRIRQIGTPMDIYQWPADTFVATFVGSPPMNLLDQGDTLLGFRPETFLPADAVEGSEGVVTYPFEVTYLEYLGAERLVYGNVGEKSHARHVVSRLPGSLTLPLEAGKTYPFAAALRDLRRFDKKTGLYKKGGPS from the coding sequence ATGGGGTGCGTGGAAATCCGTGGCATATCGAAACTGTTCGGGAACACGCGCGCGGTCGACCACGTCGACCTCGCGACGAACGAGGGGGAGTTCCTGGTCCTCCTGGGCCCCTCGGGGTGCGGGAAGACCACCCTCCTTCGGATGATCGCCGGGATCGAGGAGCCGACCGAGGGGGAGATGGCCATCGACGGCCGGGTGGTCACGAACCTGCCGCCCCGGATGCGGGACATCGCGATGGTCTTCCAGAGCTACGCCCTCTACCCCCACATGACGGTGTACAAGAACATCGCCTTTCCGCTGCGCGCACGGGGAGTCGAAAAGGAGGAGGTTCGGAAAAAGGTCGAGTGGGCGGCGGGGATGTTCAAGATAGGAAAGCTGCTCGACCGGAAGCCGCGCGAGCTCTCCGGGGGGGAACGGCAGCGCGTGGCGCTGGCCCGCGCCATGGTCCGGGAACCCAGCGTCTTCCTCCTCGATGAGCCGCTCTCCAACCTGGACGCCCTCCTGCGCACCTCGGCGCGCGAAGAGCTTCGGCAGTTCCAGCGCCGGGTGGGGGTCACCACCATCTACGTCACCCACGACCAGGTCGAGGCGATGGGGCTGGGAGACCGGATCGTGGTGATGAGCCAGGGGAGGATCCGGCAGATCGGCACGCCGATGGATATCTACCAGTGGCCCGCGGATACCTTCGTGGCGACCTTCGTCGGGTCCCCCCCGATGAACCTCCTCGACCAGGGGGACACCCTCCTGGGCTTCCGCCCGGAGACGTTCCTTCCCGCCGACGCCGTGGAAGGGTCGGAAGGGGTCGTCACCTACCCCTTCGAGGTGACGTACCTCGAATACCTGGGGGCCGAGCGGCTCGTGTACGGAAACGTCGGGGAGAAATCGCACGCACGCCACGTCGTCTCCCGCCTTCCGGGGTCCCTCACCCTGCCGCTGGAGGCGGGGAAGACGTACCCCTTCGCGGCGGCCTTGAGGGATCTGCGCCGCTTCGACAAGAAGACCGGGCTCTACAAGAAAGGGGGGCCGTCTTGA